Proteins co-encoded in one Capsicum annuum cultivar UCD-10X-F1 chromosome 9, UCD10Xv1.1, whole genome shotgun sequence genomic window:
- the LOC107842196 gene encoding B-cell receptor-associated protein 31, with the protein MLAQVQLLFMVVFMEMGLILLFLFRTPLRKLIIMTLDRVKRGSGPLIVKSVAATVLVIMVYTVYSIKELQSRPTDSVNPTDQILLAHQILQAALMGFSLFLGLMIDRLHHYIRELRLLRKTMEAVKKQDRALDNNKNGEATTLRDEISSLRNKVNQLESETEAKEKEVQSQRANSDSLKRQSEKLLLEYDRLLEDNQNLRSQLQSLSHSDSKKNT; encoded by the exons ATGTTAGCTCAAGTGCAACTTCTGTTCATGGTGGTGTTCATGGAGATGGGATTGATTTTGTTGTTTCTGTTCAGAACCCCTTTGAGGAAACTGATAATAATGACCCTTGATCGTGTTAAAAGAGGCAGTGGGCCTTTGATTGTTAAATCTGTAGCAGCTACTGTACTTGTTATCATGGTTTATACTGTTTATTCGATTAAGGAATTGCAGTCTCGTCCTACTGATTCTGTTAATCCAACTGATCAAATCCTTCTTGCTCATCAGATTCTTCAAGCTGCTCTTATGG GATTCTCTCTATTCCTCGGCCTGATGATCGACAGGCTGCATCATTACATAAGGGAGCTTCGTTTACTAAGGAAGACCATGGAGGCCGTGAAGAAGCAGGATCGTGCCTTGGACAACAACAAGAACGGCGAGGCCACCACCCTAAGGGATgaaatctcctccttgagaaaCAAAGTAAATCAGCTGGAATCAGAAACCGAAGCAAAAGAAAAGGAGGTGCAATCTCAGAGAGCAAATTCTGATTCTCTGAAGCGCCAATCTGAAAAGTTGCTGCTCGAATATGATCGGTTGCTGGAAGACAATCAGAATCTTCGAAGCCAATTGCAATCTCTCTCACATTCTGATAGCAAAAAGAACACATAG